One genomic region from Chlamydia poikilotherma encodes:
- the tadA gene encoding tRNA adenosine(34) deaminase TadA, with the protein MDIDKDIFFMNQALKEARQAYDEDEVPVGCVIVKDNKIIARGHNTTEKLQDPTAHAEILCIGAAAQYLDNWRLVDAVLYCTLEPCLMCAGAIQLARIRRIVWAASDLRLGAGGSWINVFTEKHPFHQVECFSGICCEESERLMKQFFIEKRKEKNEK; encoded by the coding sequence ATGGATATAGACAAAGATATATTTTTTATGAATCAAGCTCTAAAGGAAGCTCGCCAGGCATATGACGAAGACGAAGTTCCTGTAGGCTGTGTTATAGTTAAAGATAATAAAATAATTGCTCGTGGTCATAATACTACGGAAAAGCTACAAGATCCTACAGCTCATGCTGAAATTTTATGTATAGGGGCTGCAGCACAATATTTAGACAATTGGCGTTTGGTAGATGCTGTGCTTTATTGTACGTTAGAGCCGTGTTTAATGTGTGCCGGAGCTATTCAGTTGGCTCGTATTCGTAGAATTGTCTGGGCAGCTTCAGATTTGCGTTTAGGTGCAGGAGGAAGTTGGATAAATGTTTTTACAGAAAAACATCCATTTCACCAGGTGGAATGTTTTTCTGGAATCTGCTGTGAAGAGTCCGAACGACTGATGAAACAATTCTTTATAGAGAAGCGAAAAGAGAAAAATGAAAAATAA
- the rpsO gene encoding 30S ribosomal protein S15, giving the protein MSLDKGTKEEITKKFQLHEKDTGSADVQIAILTEHITELKEHLKRSPKDQNSRLALLKLVGQRRKLLEYLNSTDTERYKNLITRLNLRK; this is encoded by the coding sequence ATGTCTTTGGATAAGGGAACTAAAGAAGAAATTACAAAAAAGTTTCAACTTCATGAAAAGGATACCGGTTCAGCAGATGTGCAGATCGCTATATTAACGGAACACATTACAGAACTAAAAGAACACCTCAAGAGATCTCCTAAAGACCAAAATTCTCGACTAGCCCTACTAAAACTTGTAGGACAAAGAAGAAAGCTCTTAGAGTATCTTAACTCTACAGACACCGAAAGATATAAAAATTTAATTACAAGATTAAATCTAAGAAAATAA